The segment ACTTCGAGAATCTGCTGGTGCAGATCCGGGCGGAGATCGGCGCGGCCTGCGAGCGGGTGCTGACCTGCGAGCCGGACTACATGGTGATGGGCATGTCGGCCGAGACGTTCTGGGGCGGGGTGGAAGGCAACCGCGAGTTCGTGGCCCAGATCAAGGCGATCACCGGCCTGGACGTGGCCACCGGAGCGGAGGCCTGCGAGCGGGCCCTGAAGCTCTACGGTGCCCGCAAGATCGGCGTGGTCACGCCGTACCAGCCGGTCGGTGACGCCAACGTGGTCCGGTTCTTCGGCGAGATCGGGTTCGAGGTGGCCGCGATCCAGGGCCTGAAGTGCCCGACCGCGGTGTCCATCGCCCACGTGACCGAGGACGAACTGCGGGCCGCCATCCTCATGGTGAACACCCCGGACGTGGACGCCATCGTGCAGTGCGGGACCAACCTGTCGATGGTCCGCCTGGCCGACGAGGCCGAGCGCTGGCTGGGCAAGCCGGTGATCGCCATCAACGCGGCCACCTGGTGGATGGCGCTGCGGGAGAACGGCATCAAGGACAAGGTCTACGGAGCCGGCAGTCTCCTGCGCGAGTACTGACCGCCTTCGGATCGGGGGTGTGGGACCGGCCCCGCGCAGTAGCCGGGCCCACACCCCTGAACCGGCTTCCTAGCGGAAGCCGGCCATCCGCCGGCGGCGGGCGGGCAGCAGCATCAGCAGGCCGATGCCGGGCAACATCAGGGCACTGCCGATCAGTACGACCGTCGCCCACTCCTGCCCGGGCCCGGTCTTCGGCAGCGCGCCCCCGGCGGCCGGAGTCGAGGACCGGCTGGTCGTGGTCCCCGCAGGAGTCGTCTTCGTCGCGGCCGGGCTCGTCGTCTTGCTGGGAGTCGGGCTGGCCGGACCACCACCGCCACCGCCGAAGGTGATCGGGACCTGTGCCTTGTTCGCCTCGACCACCTCAGGCTCGGCGGCCGACGGCAGGATCTGCGCGGCGATCACACAGCCGTCGGTGCCGCAGTCGTGCCCACCGAAGCTGGTGGCCAGCTTGAGCGAGATCTGCGCGGTGTTCCCGGACGCGTCGGCGTTCACGAAGACCGCGCCACCGGCAAGATTGCAGTCGGTCGAGGTGGCCGGGTCCTTGATGCACTGACCCAGCGCGATGTTCGTCAGGCTGGCGGTGAAGCCGTTGCCGGACACGGTGACGGTGTCGCCGTCCTTGAGACCGCTCGTCTTGGAGACGGTCAGAGTCGGGGCGGCCGCGGCCGGCGTACCGGTCATCAGCACGACCGCGCCGGCACAGACCAGGCCGGCCGCGACCGCCGCGGCCAGCCGGCGGATGCGGGGATAACGGGGCATCGATAAACCTCCATCAGATGTCAGGATCGGGCGACGGCAGCCTCGTCGGTGCCGAGGTAGGACAGGACGACTGCGGGATGGGACCGGACCTCGTCCGGCGTCCCCTCCGCGATCACCCGGCCGGCGTCCATCGCGATCAGCCGGTCGGCGACCCGGGACAGCAGCGGGAGATCATGCTCGATGACGAGGATCGTGGTGCCGAGCTCGGCGCGAACCCGCAGCATCAGATCGGCGAGGCCGGCGCCGTCGGCCTGGGTGAGGCCGGACGACGGTTCATCCAGCAGCAGCAGCCGCGGGCGCAGGGTGAGCAGGCAGCAGAGCTCAACGACGCGGCGGGTGCCGGTGGAGAGCTCACCGACCGGGCGATCAGCCAGCCACCCCAACCCCATCGCACGCAGGGCCGCATCAGCGGCGCCGGCTTTGCTGATTTCGGCGCCGTCAACACCCAAGATCTCAAGCCCCAGCTGTACGGGTAGACCGCACTCCGCCGCCACCATGACGTTCTCCCGGACCGTCATGGCCGGAAAGAGCCGAGCGTCCTGAAACGACCGGACCAGCCCGGCCCGGGCCCGCCGCTCCGGTGTCCACTTGGTGACGTCCCGCCCCTGGTAGGCGACCGCTCCCCCGTCCGCCGAGGTGAACCCCGCAAGAATCTCGAAGAGCGTCGTCTTCCCGGCGCCGTTGGGCCCGATGATCCCGACGATCTCCCCCACGCCGACGGTGAAGGTGGCTTCCTGCACGGCCCGCACCCCACCGAACGCCCGCCGGATGCCGCTGACCTCAAGAAGCGACCCGGGCCCGTCGTGCGGCACGAGCGGTTCGGCCGGCAGCCCAGAGATGCTCCAGAGTCGAGGCCGCCCTCCGAACGACAATTCCGGCACCTCGGCCGGCCCACCCAACGGCTCGGTGCCAGACGGAACGGAATGGGTCGTTCCGTTCGGGAGCCACGCGGGTGCGGCCCGGAGGCGGGCCGGAGCGCGATGGAGCGGCGCAACGCCGGGCCGGGAGACGGCACCGCGGAGCCGGCGTGGGAGGGACTCGGTCAGGAGGCCGCCGAGGCCGTTCGGCAACAGGATGACCACCAGGAGCCAGCCCAGCGTCAACGCAGCCTGGCCGGGAATGCCCAGCGGAAACAGCGCCGGCAAGCCGACGATGACGGCCGAGCCGAGGAGGGCGCCGCCGGTGCGGGCCAGGCCGCCGACGACGGCGATGGCGACCACGTCGATGCTGGCGGCGGCCGGGAAGCTGTTCACGCTGAGCTGGGACTGGCCGAAGCCGATCACGACTCCGCCGAGGCCGGCCAGGGCGCCGGCTACGGCGTACACCTGGAGTTTGCGCAATGGGGCCCGGACCGTCAGTGCCCGGCCGGCGTCCTCGTTGTCGCGCAGTGCCAGCAGGAGGCGGCCGAAGCCGCCGCCAGCGAGCCGGGCGGTGACCCACCAGCCGATCCCCAGCAACACCAGCGCGAACAGGTAGTAGTCGACGGCGGTGCTGACCACGTAGCCGTTCCAGACCGGGTAGGGCACGGTCCGGCCGTCGCCGAGCAGCCACGGCTGGCGCAGCAGCCAGCCGCTGGTGGCCAGCGCGAAGGCGAGCGTGGTGACGCCCAGGGCCACGCCGCGCAGCCGCAGCGCCGGGATGCCGATCAGGACCGCGGAGAAGGCGGCGGCCGCGCAGCCGGCCAGGACGCCGAGGAACATGTTGCCGGTCAGGGTGGCGATCTGAACGGCGACCGCCGCGCCGATGCCGGCGAAGCCGAACTGGCCGAGGGAGAGTTCGCCGGCGATGCCGGTCACCAGGATCACCGAGAGCGCGACCAGCGTGTAGCCGCAGACCGTGGTGAGGACCGACGCGGTCGCGTTGCTG is part of the Actinoplanes sp. NBC_00393 genome and harbors:
- a CDS encoding maleate cis-trans isomerase family protein codes for the protein MTDALGWRRKFGVIAPSTNTIVEPDFYAMAVPGVTSHFSRIHIRNQDLSDDANFENLLVQIRAEIGAACERVLTCEPDYMVMGMSAETFWGGVEGNREFVAQIKAITGLDVATGAEACERALKLYGARKIGVVTPYQPVGDANVVRFFGEIGFEVAAIQGLKCPTAVSIAHVTEDELRAAILMVNTPDVDAIVQCGTNLSMVRLADEAERWLGKPVIAINAATWWMALRENGIKDKVYGAGSLLREY
- a CDS encoding ABC transporter permease subunit codes for the protein MIAVGFFTGLTYGLLAIGLVLVYRSSRFVNFAHGAVGVFGAAVLARLATGMSYWLAFPIAIAVAGGLSALIEMVVVRRLYRRPRVIGMIATLGLAQFILVLALLVSRDSFSGATYPKPPGLPAFTLGTTAVGSSLTAMLLLTPVLLAALAFFLRRTRFGIGIRAAADHPDAATVNGVPAPRMASLAWAVAGAIAAFSAILLTPTQGVQSIESLGPQLLLRGLAGAVIARMTSLPIAFVASIGIGVLEQVLLTRESMGFVDVVLGAVILISLLLQKQAGRRETPAPWPRQTTHRAGIAARIGLALLAAAGVGLAYVVSNATASVLTTVCGYTLVALSVILVTGIAGELSLGQFGFAGIGAAVAVQIATLTGNMFLGVLAGCAAAAFSAVLIGIPALRLRGVALGVTTLAFALATSGWLLRQPWLLGDGRTVPYPVWNGYVVSTAVDYYLFALVLLGIGWWVTARLAGGGFGRLLLALRDNEDAGRALTVRAPLRKLQVYAVAGALAGLGGVVIGFGQSQLSVNSFPAAASIDVVAIAVVGGLARTGGALLGSAVIVGLPALFPLGIPGQAALTLGWLLVVILLPNGLGGLLTESLPRRLRGAVSRPGVAPLHRAPARLRAAPAWLPNGTTHSVPSGTEPLGGPAEVPELSFGGRPRLWSISGLPAEPLVPHDGPGSLLEVSGIRRAFGGVRAVQEATFTVGVGEIVGIIGPNGAGKTTLFEILAGFTSADGGAVAYQGRDVTKWTPERRARAGLVRSFQDARLFPAMTVRENVMVAAECGLPVQLGLEILGVDGAEISKAGAADAALRAMGLGWLADRPVGELSTGTRRVVELCCLLTLRPRLLLLDEPSSGLTQADGAGLADLMLRVRAELGTTILVIEHDLPLLSRVADRLIAMDAGRVIAEGTPDEVRSHPAVVLSYLGTDEAAVARS
- a CDS encoding neocarzinostatin apoprotein domain-containing protein, whose product is MPRYPRIRRLAAAVAAGLVCAGAVVLMTGTPAAAAPTLTVSKTSGLKDGDTVTVSGNGFTASLTNIALGQCIKDPATSTDCNLAGGAVFVNADASGNTAQISLKLATSFGGHDCGTDGCVIAAQILPSAAEPEVVEANKAQVPITFGGGGGGPASPTPSKTTSPAATKTTPAGTTTSRSSTPAAGGALPKTGPGQEWATVVLIGSALMLPGIGLLMLLPARRRRMAGFR